ATGGTAATCACATAACGGCATTGTTGGATATTCATAGGCCACTCCTTCATTAGATTTTGATTAATTTCATACTAGCATAGCCAAAGTAAATGTCAACGCATGATTGCCGACTTGACTAGACCATTTGTCGATAGCGGTTGGCTGTACAAATTAGTTATCCAAACTTCTAAGTGGGCATTATTTATTTTGCCAATTATATCTTGAAGGGACAATGGGTTTTGAGGTGCTCCCTTTGGAATGTCCACCGTTGCTGTTAGTTGGCTGCCATTTTTTCGTTGAGCCGTAATGGTTACTTTTCGACCAGTCGGCGGCTGAGCTGGCAAGTCGTAGCGCCGTTTAATGCGCTGTAAGTCCTTATGATAGGCGGCTGGAACAGTTTCCCCTTCGAATAAATGGCTTTGAATTTTTCCATAAGTCAGCACTTGCCACACCACATACTCAATCGAAAACTTGCCTTCCATGGGTGTTTTGATTTCGGAATAGCGAAGTGCTCGATCTTGGTTAGGTGAGAAATGGATGATCACTTCCTCCAAGTCAGCCATTTTGCCGCCTTGTTGAACAATCAGTTCTGCTGCATCGTGACCCGTCATGGCTGCTGAACAAAAGGGATGACGCTTAAACCACAATCCCGGCTCCAGAATTTGGCCAGGCGCCAACCAATTGTTAAAGTCGAGTTCAACTGGTTTATCTAATAAAGCTGCAAACCAACCACCCTCTTTTGAAAAAGGATCGGTATTGGCACTAATCTGAGTTCGACTCACCAATTCATGGGTGAAGACTGCCTGCTTAGCTGCAAGGCCAGCATGAAGTGGCTTAATGTCACTGCCAAACTGAAAGGCCATCCCCATAGACTCGGTGGCAGCAATTGATAGCAGCCGATTTAATTTTTGACGAGGGTACTGTTTAAAGCAGCCAATTGCAGTAGCGGCTGCAATGACACCTAGTACCGATGTTGCGTGCCAACCAGTCGTTTTCAAATGCGGATTCATGACTTGACCTAATAACCCTTCAACCTCTAAGCCTATGACGTAACTTTCGAAAAAGTCATCCCACCGATCGTGAGACTCAACGGTTGCTAACAAGGCAGAAAAAATCACTGCACTCGGATGGCCTTGCACATGGGGATGAACATCATCGATATCTAAATAATGAGCCGCAAAACCGTAAAATAGTGCCGCTTCTTCTGGCGTTAACTGATAGTCCGTTTGAATCGGTTGAACTGGCGATTGGTCACGGTGGTAGGCTTGACCATATTCGCGAATAACCGGTTCATTTAATGCCATCACGTACGACGCTAGATAATCAGTGAAAGCTAAACGAGCTTGGCTGATTAAATGGTCTTTTTCTACTATTGGTTCTAGAATTTTATCTAGTAGACGATCTGTATTCGAGCTTGTCATAGCAGGATTCCACTCCTTTAAAGTATGGTTTTTTAGTCTAGAGTGAATAGAGATGGATTTTGAGCGTTCTATTCACTCATTTTGCTATTTTGAGTGAATAGAAATCGATTTTGCGTGTTCTATTCACTCATTTTGCCGGTTAGAGGAAGTTCGGGCGTTTTTTTGATGCTGAAGTTCCTCACTTCATCGTTTGAAGGAAGTTCAGACGAGTTTTTACTGCTGAAGTTGCTCGATTAGCTGTTTGGTGGGACTTCAGAGGACTTTTTACCACTGAACTTCCTCCATCTCATCCAATTAATAAAAAAATGAAAGAAAGATGGTTGAACGATTCGCTCAATCATCTTTCTTTTCATCTTAAATGCTTTACTCTACTTCTGCGGTAACATCAATACCATAGTATTTTTCAGACAACTCTTTAATGGTGCCATCTGCTAGTAGGTTTTGTAGTTCTGCATCAAACTCAGCTAACAAAGCTTCGCCTTCTTCTGTTTTAGCAAATGGGAAAGCAACTTCGCCGCCAACTAAATTTTCTGGTAAAACACGTAGTCCTAAGCCATCTTTTTTAATAGTTGCTGCTAGAACTGCTTTATCTTGAATGTAGCCAGCTACTTGACCTTTTAAAGTATCTTCTTGTGGGCCTTCACGTGTATCGTAGTGACGAGCATCGATATTCAAACCTGTTTCGGCAATATAGGTTTCAAGCTCTGTCAATTTGTTACTTCCAGCAACGGCTCCAACTGTCTCATTATCTAAGTCAAAGGTACTTTGGTATTCACTATCTTCTTTAACAGCAATTCCTGACGCTGTGTAAGCATAAGGCGTTGTAAAGTTAACATTTTCTTGTCGTTCTGGTGTAATGGCAAAGTTATTCGCAATAGTGTCCAACTTACCAGCATTTAGTGACGCCAACAAGCCGTCAAAGGCTGCTGTTGTCCAGTTGATTTCATAGCCTAAATTGCCAGCAATAGCCTCAATAACTTCAACATCATAACCAACTAATTTATTATCTTCCATATAAGAGTTGGGAAATGATTGACCTGTCGCTCCAATTTCTAGAACAATTTTTTCTTCCGTTGTGCCAGCCACATCTGAACTCGCTGTTTCTCCACCATCAGTTGAGCAAGCTGCTAAACCACCTACAAATAAAACCGCTGCTGCACTTTTTAATAACCCTTTTGACCAATTCTTCATCAAATTCCCTCTTTTCTTTTTTTAAATAGCACTTGCTAACTCATCTTTTGTTGATAATAAAAACTGTTTGGTACGCACTTCTTGCGGATGGTTAAAGACATCATCGGGATGGCCTTCCTCAACAATTAAGCCATTGTTCATAAAAATAACCCGGTCAGCTACCTTTTGAGCAAATTTCATTTCATGGGTCACGATCACAAGCGTAATATTTCGTTTAGAAAGCTGCTCAATACTTTTCAAAACTTCACCAACTAATTCTGGGTCCAACGCACTCGTTGGCTCATCCATAAAAATCACTTTTGGATCAACAGCCAAGGCTCGGGCAATACTCACACGCTGTTGTTGCCCACCACTCAAAGTCACTGGATATTGGTCGCGCTGAGCCGTTAAGCCTACTTGATCTAGCAACTGCTCGGCAATGGCAATAGCTTCTTTCTTTGTTTTCCGTTTACTAGATGTTAATGCCAACGTCACATTTTCAATGACTGTTTTATTTTTAAAAAGATTAAAATGTTGAAAAACCATGGCAGACTGCTGTCTCAAGTCATAACGATTTTGGTTAGTTAGTGCTTTCGTATCTACCAAGACATCGCCAACTTGAATGGTGCCTTCATCCGGTTCTTCTAATAAATTCAAGCTGCGCAACAAGGTTGATTTGCCTGAACCACTCGGCCCAATAATAGCGACAACTTCTCCTTCTTTCACTTGGAAGGACAAATCATTCAACACTTTATTAGCTCCAAATGACTTCGATAACTGCTTTACTTCTATCATAATAGCCTTCCTTCCTAGCGTTTATAAGCTTTTGACAAGTGTTTTTCTAACACATAAGCCAAGCGTCCAACAATAATAATTAAGGCCCAATACATCAACCCAACCGTTAAATAGGTTTCAAAATAACGCAAGTTTGAGCTGGCCATTAGTTTTCCTTGGGCGAAAAGTTCGGTTATCCCCAATGTAAAGGCCAATGAGCTTTCCTTAATTAGTGAAACAAACACATTGGTTGTGCCAGGCAAGGCATTCACAATGGCTTGTGGTAAAACCACTTCTTGATAAATTTTCCACTTTTTCATACCAACTGCTAGTCCTGCTTCAATTTGACCCTTGTCAACTGAATCCAAGCCTGCTCTAAAAATTTCGGTTAAATAAGCTGATTCTTTGAAAGAAAACGTCAAAATAACCGCATAAAGGGCATCTAAGGAATTAAAAGCCGGGAACAATTGTGGTAATCCAAAATAAACAATAAAGAGTTGAACGACTGTAGGAAATCCTCTAAATAGTGATACATATAAACCTGCTAAAGATGCGATTATTTTATTCGGCTGACGACGGAGAACCGCCATCACTAACCCTAGAATAATTGAAAAAATCATCGCCGTAATAGAAATCAATAAGGTGACCGGTACAAAAGGAAGAATCCCTTTGGCTGCATCAAGTAAATAATGTAAATCAATCATGCCTTGCTATCACTTCCATCCTGAAAAATAATCTAATGCTTTTTCTGCCAATGTACTGAAGTAGCGCGCTGATACCAGTAAGGCATCTTCATTTAAATGGTATTCTGGATGGTGCCAATCACGACTACCATCAACCCCCATCCACACAAAAAAGCTTGGTAGCTTGCTTTGGTAAAAGGCAAAGTCTTCACCGCCAGCAACTTGCTTGGCTTCAACGACTTCGTAGCCCCAATCTTTAGCAGCTTCTGTTACAAGTGTTTCCAATTGGGGATTATTCTCAACAACTGGAATATACGGATACCAACGAAAATCAATGCTCGCTCCGTAAGCTTCCGCAATCCCTTTTGCCGTTCTCTCCATTAAAGCAGGAATCTCATGGCGTGCTTCTGCTTGGAAACTGCGAACCGTTCCTTCTAAAAAGGCCTTTTCTGGAATCACATTCCATGCACTTCCCGCATGGAGTTGAGTAACACTTAGGACTGTATTATCAAAAGAACTGGTATTACGGCTAATAATACTTTGGAAGGCTGTGACAATTTGCGATGCCACAACGATTGGATCAACGGTTGCATGAGGAATTCCTGCATGACCACCTAGACCAATCACATCCAGTTCAAAGCGGTCCGCACTCGCCATCAGCGCACCACTGCGCACACCAACTGTTCCAACAGCCAAATCTGGTTTATTATGCATACCGAAAATAGCCGAAGCACCTTCTAAGGCACCACTTTCCACGACTAGTTTAGCGCCTTGCGCAATTTCTTCTGCCGGCTGGAAAATAAAACGAACAGTTCCCTTTAAGTTTTCTTTGTTTTCTTCTAACAAAAGAGCCGCTCCAATAATAGAAGACGTATGGAAATCATGACCGCAAGCGTGCATGACCCCTTGGTGTTTCGATTTAAACAAGGTATTCACTTCTTCAACAATTGGCAAGGCATCAATGTCGGCACGAATGGCGATAGTCGGGCCTTCTAAGTCACCAACTACTTCAGCAATGACACCCGTTTCTAACCCATAATCACGGATAGCGATCCCCGCTTCTGTCAACCAGCCCTTGATTCGTTCGGTTGTTTCATATTCTTTCAATGATAATTCAGGATACTGGTGTAATTCTCGGCGATAATGCACCAATTTTTTAACCAAGTTGTCCGTTCTCAAATCAACTGCCACTAGACTTCCTCCTTTGGTTCAACTAACTGAAATTCTTTTTTGAAAAATAAAGTCAGATGGCCTTTGCCCAAGTCTCTCTCGGCGAACTTTTGATAGCCTTTTCGCTGATACATCATGGCCAGCCATGGATGTTTGTCAGCTGTTCCTAGTGTGACAGCTGGGGCTTTCAGTTCCTTAATGAGGATTTCTTGTTCGAGCCAATCTAATAAATCATTGCCAATTCCCTGTCCACTAAAGTCTGGGTCAACCGCAAACCAGCCAATATGGGGAAGAACTTCTGGTCCCGGATTCGGTCCCCAAGGTAGCCTAAGCGAAATAGTAGCGATTAAACGACCATCGTCTTCTAGGACATAGCATAAATTTTGTTGAATGTGACGAGTCACTAAGTCTAAATCAGCTGTTGCTGCTGCAAAGTGAATTCCCAAGTCACGAATGGGTTGGTAAGATTTTAATAGTAAGTCTAAAAAGGCTTCGGCATCTGCTAATGTGGTTAATCGATACTCTTTCACATTTATTCTCCTTAATGGGTAGCCTGATAAGCCTCGTATTTTTGTAAAATCTGGTCCACTTTTTGTGGTGCAGATCCTAGGTATTGTTCTGGATCAAGCGCTTGTTGGATCTCGTCGGCACTCAAAACAGCTAATACCGCTTTGTTTTTCAATAAAATATCACTGAATTTTTGCTCGCTCTCAAAGGCTTCCATCGACAGTTCATAAACGAGATGATGGGCCGTTTGCTTGCCCATTTCTTTGGCTAGGGCGAACATGACTTGTTCAGACAGCAAGAGGCCGCCTTGTAAGTTTAGGTTGCGCAGCATGTTTTTGGGTTTAACGATTAAGTCTTTCAAAACAGCTTTGGTTGAAGCTAGTTGGGATGATAGGAAGATACAAATTTCCGGTAAGGCAATCCACTCGGCACGCCAAGACATAGCATCGCGTTCGTGCTCAACAATAAGGGCTTGTTGTACAAGGCCAACACTTGCTAAAACTGGTTTAGTTAAGCTGACAATCCCTTCTAGGGCTGCTGGATTGCGTTTATGCGGCATGGTGCTTGAGCCCACTTTTCCTTTTGAAAAAGGTTCTTCTAGTTCATCAATTTCAGTTCGCATCAAGTTATAAAACTCGTTAGCTAATTTACCGAGTGTCCCACTGATAAGACCTAAAATATTCACATATTCAGCAATGCGGTCTCTGGATGAGTGCCAGCAAATATCCGGCGTATCAAGGCCTAGTCGCGTCAATGTATTTTTCTCAACTTCGGGTCCTTGCTCACCAAATGATGCGTAAGTTCCAACTGCACCTGCTAAAACACCTGTAAAGACGCGATTTTCTGCTTCTTCTAAACGTTCTAGGTGACGCAATACTTCACTTAAAACAACTGACAGTTTAAAGCCAAATGTAGTTGGTAAAGCTTGCATCCCATGAGAACGACCGGTCATTGGTGTATCACGGTAGCGTTTAGCCAAGTTGGCTAGTTCAGCGGCAACGTCTTGCACATTTTCTTTGATAATAGCGTTGGATTCTTTTAGTTGTAAAATCACACCTGTATCAACAATATCTTGTGTCGTTGCGCCGAAGTGAACGTATTCGCCCTCTTCTCCGCTCAAGCGTTGTAAAGTATTAATGGTTGCCATTAATGAATGCTTGAGAACAGCTCCTTCTGCTGCAACTGCTGCAATATCCACACCTTCTGCATTAGCACTAGCAGCGATTTTCTCAGCTGCTGCTTGAGGAATTAGTCCTAACTCACCTTCTGCTAAAGCTAGTGCTGCTTCAATATCAAAGTGTTTTTGCAGGCGGTTTTCATCCGACCAAATTTGTCGCATAGCTTCTGTACCAAAGTTATTTTTTAACATCATCATATCAATTACGTGTGAACCCATTTTTTTCAACTCTCCTTTAATCAAAACGACAGCCCCTCCTGCTCTACTTTCATAGAGAAGGACGGGACTGCCGCGATACCACCTTCGTTTGTTGTTTTCTCGCAAAAACAACCTTCATAAGTATATGTTTATACTCTGTATGGTAACGGATACCGCCGTCAACAATGTTGATTACTCCAAGACCATCTTCAGTTGCGTCTTTGATCCGTTCTCACCACCACGGACTCGCTTAGCAAAGCTCGTCAACTTACTCTTCTTATCATTGCATCTATCACTTATTCACTTATTAATGATAAGAATAACACCCATTAAAAATTAATGATAATTGTTAAAAACTATTAATAGCCATTAGTTTTTTTTATGGATAAGAAAAGCGGACAAGTCCGCCTTGGCCTATGAAAAAATAGGAAATTTGACCCTGAATTGTCAGGAGACTTCACGCTTCAGCGGGTTAGTCGAATGATATGCGTTAGCGAGCAGCGAAGCGCGAAATGGGGCAAATTTATCTTTTTTTCACTAGGTCAGGACTTGGGAGCTAGACATTGATGGCTGAACTTATAATCCCCTAGTCTATAAAAAAACTAGAAGTTTCCTTCTAGTTTCAAAATGGGCTTATTCAAAATCATAAAGGACTGTAGATAGGTAGCGCTCGCCGTTATCTGGAAGAATCGCTAATACTTTTTTACCTTTACCTAGTTTTTGGGCAATATCAATGGCTGCTTTAATAGCTGCGCCGCCTGATACACCAACTAAAATACCTTCTGTTGTGCCAACTTTACGTGCGATTGCGATAGCGTCATCTCCAGCAACTTTAAGGACATCTTGGTAGACAGCTGTGTTTAATACTTTAGGAACAAATCCAGCTGAGATACCTTGAATTTTATGAGGTCCCGGTTGACCACCTGATAAAACCGGTGACTCTGCTGATTCAACAGCATAAATTTCAATGTCAGGATAAGCTTCTTTTAAGACGCCGCCTGCTCCTGTTACCGTTCCACCTGTTCCAACGCCTGAAATGAAGGCATCTGGCCCATCTTCACCAAACGCTTGAACAATTTCTTGACCCGTTGTATTTTTATGAACCGTTGGATTTGCTTGATTATCAAATTGTAATGGTAAGAACCAACCATTTTCTTCTGCTAATTCCGTTGCTTTTTTAATCGCACCGACTGTTCCGTCAGCACCCGGTGTTAAAACAAGTTCTGCACCGTAAGCTTGAATCAGCTTGCGGCGTTCAATCGAAAAGGTGTCCGGTAAAACGATAACCACTTTGTAACCTTTTACGGCTCCAACGAAGGATAAGCCAACGCCTGTATTACCAGAAGTTGGTTCTACAATGGTTCCACCCGGCTTCAAGAGTCCATCTTTTTCAGCTTGTTCAATCATTGCTAATGCAATGCGGTCTTTAACCGATCCAGCTGGGTTATAAGATTCAAGTTTAACGTAAACATCTGCTGCATCTTCTGGTACAACCTTGTTCAATTTTACAATCGGTGTGTCGCCTGTTAGTTCAAGAATATTGTTTACAATTTTAGCCATGGTAGTTCCCCTTTTCTATTAGTTAACTTTGTGTCGAATGAATTAGACTCATTATAACATGACTGAAACCGTTAGTATCATTGGAAATACTAATCACATATCATTGATTTACTTTATAGATGTCGATACAACTTTAAAAAAAGCCCTGTATCTTACATTCACACCCCTAAATGTCAGTTACAGAACTTTTTGAAGAGCTGTAACTGACATTTCGACTACCAAATGTGACTTACAGCCAAAAATATGGAGCTGTATCGACTCTTTCTCCATATAAAAAGCAACTTAGTTTCCCAAGTTGCTTGTCTACCCTACAAAATACAAAATGATGTCATACCAGATGGGCACCTCAACCTGATCCGCTTCTCAGTGGCTTAAGTTTAACTCGGTGACAAGATAGCCTGAATTTGGCAAAGCTAGTAACCATACTATTAAGCCGATGATGAAAATAATCGTTCGAATCACATACATAAAAGAAAGCTCAACATACGTTCCCATATAAGACAAGATAATCGCTAAAATCGTATTGCCGACTAGAATCACAAATGGCATAATCGATAAGTTAATATTCCAGATCATTGGTTTGTATACGTTGGTTTTATAAATAAAGGGCCGAATACGAATAGTGATGTAAGCAAAAAGATTAAGCAAGAGAACCGATAAAAATAAAGAAAGACAGTCCATCCTGTTACCTCCTTAGTTAACGAACTGATTGCAAGGCTTTTTTCGCCAATTGGTCAGCTAATTCATTATAGGTAACGCCACTATGTGCTTTTTCTTTTTTAAAGTGAACGGCAATCTGATTTTCTAATTCTCTAAACTGTGCGATATAGTCCTGCGATACGGGCTTATTGGCACGCCAAAGTCCTCTTGCCCACTGTTCAATTCCCATATAATCATAGCGGATATTGATAGCTTTGTAGCCTTCTGCAATTGCCCACTTAATGGCTGCAATCGAGCCAAAGACTTCTCCCGCAATTTGGAAACTTTCCACATAGCGAGGGTTAGAACCGGCTTTGTAAAATTGTTTGACCACCTCGCTATTTTTTACCATCACAACGCCATAACTGTAACGATTTGACTGACGGTCAAAAGACCCATCGACATAAGCTTCGATTGTATCGTCTGCCGTCCAATCAACAGCAGCTTGTTGAGGAGGATTAATATAATCCTTTGCCTCTTGTTCTGTCGTAAAAGATTTAAATTGTGCGCCAGAAAATCCAGCCACTTGTTTTTGTGCGTCTGGCCATGTCCGATAAATACCCGGTTGACGCCCTTTTTTTACTGCATAAAATTTCCCTACCATATCATGACTCCTTAATTTTCAACTAAAACTGCTGATTTTTTCTTTAATAGTGTTTCGTACATTATAACCATAACAACTAAAATAGCTCCCAAATAGAAGGGAAATAGACCTGGATGAACATAATTGGCGATTAATCCAAATAAGGCTGTGGCCGTTAATGCCACACTTATAGCTGTTACCTTTCCAGTTCCGAATTTGCGCGTTAATCGGTCACTCTGCAAACTCGATAAAATAGTACCCACTGAAATAATCATGGCGATGCCTCCAGCAAAAGAAACTGGTACGCCAAACTCCTGGTATATAGTTGGCCATGCCGACCCTAACAAGGCATCGGGTAAGCCTAAACTAATGAAACCCAAATAAATAATTGCTAATAATAATTGAACCATATCGGATCTATTCTCCTATTCATCTTTTTCAATACGTCTTATTCTACACAAGCATTTTTAGATAAACAACCGTTAAGACTAGTCTTTTAAGCATTAAAAACCGCTAGCTCCATTCGCTAGCGGCATATTCTATTCATTAGTCTGAATCACATCAGTTGTCCGATAAATAAATATGAACTTTAGAGGGGTCAGGATATTTCATATGACAAGCAGCATTGACTGTTTTTAATAATAACGGAACATCCTCATTATGGGTCACAATTAGGACATCAATGTCAGGGTAGTCACCATCTTCTACAAGAGGTTTTTCAATGCTTTTCACTTTATTTTTACTCCAGATTAAAATAACTGCGGTAACGTTCGAAACAATCTCGCTTAGCCACAAGGCAATTCCGAAACAAATTGCAAATAACGATTCCGACCATGGTAGTGTGTACATTCCACGCCAGACAAGATAAATAACAGATAAAACAAAAGCGAGCAAATAAACGAATTTTTTATACGTTTTTGAATTTGGCACATACTCACCTCTTAAAAATAATAGTCTTTTGAATATAATAACTGGCAAAGAATAGACC
This genomic interval from Jeotgalibaca arthritidis contains the following:
- a CDS encoding MmgE/PrpD family protein — its product is MTSSNTDRLLDKILEPIVEKDHLISQARLAFTDYLASYVMALNEPVIREYGQAYHRDQSPVQPIQTDYQLTPEEAALFYGFAAHYLDIDDVHPHVQGHPSAVIFSALLATVESHDRWDDFFESYVIGLEVEGLLGQVMNPHLKTTGWHATSVLGVIAAATAIGCFKQYPRQKLNRLLSIAATESMGMAFQFGSDIKPLHAGLAAKQAVFTHELVSRTQISANTDPFSKEGGWFAALLDKPVELDFNNWLAPGQILEPGLWFKRHPFCSAAMTGHDAAELIVQQGGKMADLEEVIIHFSPNQDRALRYSEIKTPMEGKFSIEYVVWQVLTYGKIQSHLFEGETVPAAYHKDLQRIKRRYDLPAQPPTGRKVTITAQRKNGSQLTATVDIPKGAPQNPLSLQDIIGKINNAHLEVWITNLYSQPLSTNGLVKSAIMR
- the purB gene encoding adenylosuccinate lyase, with protein sequence MIKGELKKMGSHVIDMMMLKNNFGTEAMRQIWSDENRLQKHFDIEAALALAEGELGLIPQAAAEKIAASANAEGVDIAAVAAEGAVLKHSLMATINTLQRLSGEEGEYVHFGATTQDIVDTGVILQLKESNAIIKENVQDVAAELANLAKRYRDTPMTGRSHGMQALPTTFGFKLSVVLSEVLRHLERLEEAENRVFTGVLAGAVGTYASFGEQGPEVEKNTLTRLGLDTPDICWHSSRDRIAEYVNILGLISGTLGKLANEFYNLMRTEIDELEEPFSKGKVGSSTMPHKRNPAALEGIVSLTKPVLASVGLVQQALIVEHERDAMSWRAEWIALPEICIFLSSQLASTKAVLKDLIVKPKNMLRNLNLQGGLLLSEQVMFALAKEMGKQTAHHLVYELSMEAFESEQKFSDILLKNKAVLAVLSADEIQQALDPEQYLGSAPQKVDQILQKYEAYQATH
- a CDS encoding GNAT family N-acetyltransferase, which codes for MKEYRLTTLADAEAFLDLLLKSYQPIRDLGIHFAAATADLDLVTRHIQQNLCYVLEDDGRLIATISLRLPWGPNPGPEVLPHIGWFAVDPDFSGQGIGNDLLDWLEQEILIKELKAPAVTLGTADKHPWLAMMYQRKGYQKFAERDLGKGHLTLFFKKEFQLVEPKEEV
- a CDS encoding amino acid ABC transporter ATP-binding protein → MIEVKQLSKSFGANKVLNDLSFQVKEGEVVAIIGPSGSGKSTLLRSLNLLEEPDEGTIQVGDVLVDTKALTNQNRYDLRQQSAMVFQHFNLFKNKTVIENVTLALTSSKRKTKKEAIAIAEQLLDQVGLTAQRDQYPVTLSGGQQQRVSIARALAVDPKVIFMDEPTSALDPELVGEVLKSIEQLSKRNITLVIVTHEMKFAQKVADRVIFMNNGLIVEEGHPDDVFNHPQEVRTKQFLLSTKDELASAI
- a CDS encoding amino acid ABC transporter permease, with translation MIDLHYLLDAAKGILPFVPVTLLISITAMIFSIILGLVMAVLRRQPNKIIASLAGLYVSLFRGFPTVVQLFIVYFGLPQLFPAFNSLDALYAVILTFSFKESAYLTEIFRAGLDSVDKGQIEAGLAVGMKKWKIYQEVVLPQAIVNALPGTTNVFVSLIKESSLAFTLGITELFAQGKLMASSNLRYFETYLTVGLMYWALIIIVGRLAYVLEKHLSKAYKR
- the cysK gene encoding cysteine synthase A; protein product: MAKIVNNILELTGDTPIVKLNKVVPEDAADVYVKLESYNPAGSVKDRIALAMIEQAEKDGLLKPGGTIVEPTSGNTGVGLSFVGAVKGYKVVIVLPDTFSIERRKLIQAYGAELVLTPGADGTVGAIKKATELAEENGWFLPLQFDNQANPTVHKNTTGQEIVQAFGEDGPDAFISGVGTGGTVTGAGGVLKEAYPDIEIYAVESAESPVLSGGQPGPHKIQGISAGFVPKVLNTAVYQDVLKVAGDDAIAIARKVGTTEGILVGVSGGAAIKAAIDIAQKLGKGKKVLAILPDNGERYLSTVLYDFE
- a CDS encoding transporter substrate-binding domain-containing protein, producing MKNWSKGLLKSAAAVLFVGGLAACSTDGGETASSDVAGTTEEKIVLEIGATGQSFPNSYMEDNKLVGYDVEVIEAIAGNLGYEINWTTAAFDGLLASLNAGKLDTIANNFAITPERQENVNFTTPYAYTASGIAVKEDSEYQSTFDLDNETVGAVAGSNKLTELETYIAETGLNIDARHYDTREGPQEDTLKGQVAGYIQDKAVLAATIKKDGLGLRVLPENLVGGEVAFPFAKTEEGEALLAEFDAELQNLLADGTIKELSEKYYGIDVTAEVE
- a CDS encoding amidohydrolase; this translates as MAVDLRTDNLVKKLVHYRRELHQYPELSLKEYETTERIKGWLTEAGIAIRDYGLETGVIAEVVGDLEGPTIAIRADIDALPIVEEVNTLFKSKHQGVMHACGHDFHTSSIIGAALLLEENKENLKGTVRFIFQPAEEIAQGAKLVVESGALEGASAIFGMHNKPDLAVGTVGVRSGALMASADRFELDVIGLGGHAGIPHATVDPIVVASQIVTAFQSIISRNTSSFDNTVLSVTQLHAGSAWNVIPEKAFLEGTVRSFQAEARHEIPALMERTAKGIAEAYGASIDFRWYPYIPVVENNPQLETLVTEAAKDWGYEVVEAKQVAGGEDFAFYQSKLPSFFVWMGVDGSRDWHHPEYHLNEDALLVSARYFSTLAEKALDYFSGWK
- a CDS encoding ribonuclease H1 domain-containing protein, which codes for MVGKFYAVKKGRQPGIYRTWPDAQKQVAGFSGAQFKSFTTEQEAKDYINPPQQAAVDWTADDTIEAYVDGSFDRQSNRYSYGVVMVKNSEVVKQFYKAGSNPRYVESFQIAGEVFGSIAAIKWAIAEGYKAINIRYDYMGIEQWARGLWRANKPVSQDYIAQFRELENQIAVHFKKEKAHSGVTYNELADQLAKKALQSVR